One window of bacterium genomic DNA carries:
- a CDS encoding CCA tRNA nucleotidyltransferase: protein MKVPAGAVHIIETLRKAGRQALLAGGCVRDSLLGRPPEDWDIATDAPPEEVIALFDKTLAVGARFGVVKVRIGKDDYEVARFRKEGPYLDGRHPQSVEPAGPREDALRRDFTINGMFYDPVAGEVVDYVGGQDDLSEKILRTIGTPEQRFEEDHLRLLRAVRFSTRLDFDIAPDTLSAMKKFAHRIQRTSTERIRDELTAMWTGPRADRAAQLLLETSLLEAVLPEVAAMENVAQPPEFHPEGDVWTHTKLMLGMLDAPSPTLAWGVLLHDVGKPVTYSVSDRIRFNGHAKEGVKITENICARLRMSNPDATRIRDLVKHHMRFMQVREMRESRRKRFLREPFFPELLELHRIDCMASGAKLKNYEFCKEELAKMSLAELHPPPLLDGHALIEMGFPPGPRFQEVLSALEDEQLEGRITTVEEARRFVIAQMSGADADKAL, encoded by the coding sequence CCGCGGGTGCCGTGCATATCATCGAGACCTTGCGCAAGGCGGGCCGGCAGGCCCTTCTGGCCGGAGGATGCGTCCGCGACTCTCTTCTAGGCCGCCCCCCCGAGGATTGGGATATTGCGACCGATGCCCCGCCCGAGGAAGTGATTGCCCTTTTTGACAAAACCCTCGCCGTGGGCGCGCGGTTCGGTGTCGTGAAGGTCCGCATCGGGAAGGATGATTACGAAGTGGCCCGGTTCCGGAAGGAGGGGCCCTATCTCGACGGTAGACATCCCCAATCGGTCGAACCCGCTGGGCCCCGCGAGGACGCGCTTCGAAGAGACTTCACCATCAACGGCATGTTCTACGATCCGGTGGCCGGCGAGGTCGTGGACTACGTAGGCGGACAGGATGATTTGAGCGAAAAAATACTCCGCACCATCGGCACCCCGGAGCAGCGGTTCGAAGAAGACCACCTGCGTCTCCTCCGCGCGGTGCGTTTCTCCACCCGGCTGGATTTCGATATTGCCCCCGATACGCTGTCGGCCATGAAGAAGTTCGCCCACCGAATCCAAAGGACGAGCACCGAGCGCATCCGCGATGAGCTGACGGCCATGTGGACCGGTCCGCGCGCGGACCGCGCGGCACAGCTCCTGCTCGAGACCAGCCTGCTGGAGGCGGTGCTTCCCGAGGTGGCCGCAATGGAGAACGTTGCCCAGCCGCCGGAGTTCCACCCCGAGGGCGACGTCTGGACACACACAAAACTCATGCTCGGCATGCTCGATGCGCCCTCCCCCACCCTGGCGTGGGGCGTCCTCCTGCATGACGTCGGCAAGCCCGTGACCTACTCGGTTTCCGACCGGATCCGTTTCAACGGCCATGCCAAAGAAGGCGTGAAAATCACCGAAAATATCTGCGCTAGGCTCCGGATGTCGAACCCGGATGCCACCCGGATTCGCGATCTGGTGAAACACCACATGCGTTTCATGCAGGTGCGGGAGATGCGCGAGAGCCGCCGGAAACGATTTCTCCGCGAACCTTTTTTTCCGGAACTCCTGGAACTCCACCGGATAGACTGCATGGCCTCCGGCGCAAAACTCAAAAACTACGAATTCTGCAAAGAGGAACTGGCGAAAATGTCCCTGGCGGAACTCCATCCCCCGCCCCTTCTGGATGGGCATGCGCTCATCGAAATGGGCTTTCCCCCTGGGCCCCGCTTTCAAGAGGTTCTCTCGGCCCTTGAAGACGAACAGCTCGAGGGACGCATCACCACGGTGGAAGAAGCGCGGCGCTTTGTCATCGCACAGATGTCGGGCGCGGATGCGGACAAGGCGCTTTGA